The stretch of DNA CTTGGTCATTAATAAAACGGCAAAGATTAGTAATTTTTTTATTCTTACTCCTTAATTTTTATCAATCATAGATTTATTTTAGTTAAATCTTGCTCCTGTTGTTATACAGCTAGACGAACCGCAAGTCCAATCAAAAGCATTCATTTCTTTTTTGCTTTCGGGTTTTATCCTTGATATGAGCAAAACCCCGTCACCCGTTGCTACATATACGCCTTCTTTTGCAACCTGAATGATTTCACCCGGCGAAGCTGATGTTTGCCTGTCTATAACTTTTGTTTCTGTAATCTTTAACAAAACTCCGTTAAAAGTCGTTTGAGAGTTAGGTCTTGGACATAACGCTCTTGTTAAATTATGAATTTCCCGAGCAGATTTATTAAAGTCTATAATAAATTCTTCTTTTGAGAATTTAGGTGCAAACGTAGCTTCGGAGTGATTTTGCTGTTGAGGTATTATATGGCCGTTTGCAAGTCCAATCATTGAAGTATGCAAAATCTCACCCCCTATATCGGCAATCTTAATCGCCAAATCTAATGTTGTATCATCAGGTCCGATACCAAATTTTCTAACCTGCAGAATATGCCCCTCATCAACTCCGATACTTGTCAGCATTGTGGTAACACCTGTTTCTGTTTCGCCATTGGCAATTGCCCTTGCTATAGGGTTAGCCCCTCTGTATTTTGGCAAAAGAGATGCATGCAAATTAACGGTTCCGTATTTTGGAATATCCAGAACTTCCTGCGATAGAATTTGCCCAAACGCCACTGTTATTAAAAAATCAGGGTTAAGGTTCTTTAAACTGTCAATCAGAAATTCATCTTTTCGTATACAAAAAGGCTGACAAACCTCAATTTGCCCGTCTACCATAGCCTTCACAGGCGGAGCGCAAAACTTATGCCCTCTGCCCGCAGGTTTATCCGGCTGTGAAATTACACTCATAACCTCAATATCTTCACAGCCCAACAAATACGCCAAAGGCTTACATGCTATTTGAGGAGTTCCGAGAAAAACAACTTTAATCTTCTTGTTGGCTTCCATTTTGAGCAATCTCCTCTTCAAGTTCCTTTTCTTCGAGCAAATAATCAAGTTGGATAGGCGGAAGATTGTGTCTAATCAACTCTTCGTCAGCGACAAATCTGTTGCGGGCGTGGTCTACAAACAGTTTACCGTCCAAATGGTCAAATTCATGCTGTATAGCCCTTGATAAAAGTTCACCGTCAAAAGCTTCTATCACAAAATGCTTGCCGTACAAATCCAAGGCTTTAACCGTTACATTGCTGTATCTTCTTACATCGGTATAAACCTCGGGAAAACTGAGGCATCCTTCTGCACAGCTTGAAGCTCCTGATTTTTTAATAATTTTCGGGTTTATAAAAACGTAAGGTTTTTTGGGTGCGCCTTCAGGTGAAACATCAATTACAAACATTCTGATATTTTCACCTACCTGAGGAGCTGCAAGTCCCACTCCATCATAAGCGTACATTGTTTCTACCAAATCTTTGGCAAGCGCCGTAATTTTTTTTGAAATTTTAGAAACTTCTTTAGATGGCTTTCTTAATCTTTCATCGCCGTACACTAAAACTTTTAAAACTGCCATTCCAACTACCTTTTTAGTTTATTTGCCATGATATGATAGCATAAGTTGTTCTAACTTATCCACTATTTTTTTCTCAAGATACCCGCCGGTAAAATGATTTATTTCTTTAATAAAGAAACACGGGCTTGTAACATTTATCTCTATAACCGTGCCGTCTATAACATCCAAACCGGCAATAAACAGCCCATCCTCAAGCATTCTGGGCGCAATAACAGAGGCTATTGATTTTTCTTTTTCGCTTAAAATTCCTTCTTTGAAGAATTTATCAGAATGAGTGTTAAATTTAAAATCATCCTCGCCGTGGGTTTTTACGACACATTCGGGAAAAATCTCACCGTTAATAAAAATCAAACGTTTATCGCCATGTTCTATTGCCTTGATGAATTTTTGAACCATAACGGCAGTTGTTCCGGAATTGGTCGAAGAAGCAATAATAGTACTGATATTTTTATCTTCTGTGTTGAGGTAAAATACTCCGCTGCTAAAACAACGGTTCAAAGGCTTAATTATAATCTCGCCATGTCTGTGCAAAAAGTCTTTAATCAAAGAAGAATCAGATGTAACAATATTGTCGGGAACTATAGAAGGAAAATTGTTTATATAAATTTTTTCATTGGCGCTGCGAATCCCTGACGGTCTGTTTAAAACAAGTGTTTTTTCAGGGTCAACATAGTCTAAAATGTATGTAGCATTAATGTAATTGATATCCACAGGGGGGTCGGGACGGAAAAATACGGTTTGAAATGTATTTAAGTCAGCATAACCGAACTTTTCCGACATAACTAAATCATCATTTTTAAACTCGACCCCATAAGTCATAGCCATTGGCCGGTTTTTGTCCAGATACAACCTGTCTTTTGTTGTTATTGAAAGCTCACATCCCCGGCAAATAAACTCTTTTATCAGCCAAAATGACGTTACAAGCCTGTTAAATTCAAAATATTTAAATTCAACATTATCAATTACAAAAAGTATCTTCATACTAGGTTCCTGTTTTCCAGCTGTTTAAATATTCAACCATTGCAGGAGTGAGCGAATCAATCTCTACACCCATGGATTTTAATTTAAGTTGAGATATTTCATAGTCAAAAGATTGAGGTAAAACGTAAAGTTTATTTTCAAGTTTACCTTTATTTTTCAACAAAAATTCAATACCCAACGCCTGATTAGCAAAACTCATATCCATTACACTGGCAGGATGCCCTTCTGCACAAACAAGATTCACCAATCTGCCTTGTCCCAAAACAAGGATAGATTTGCCATTTTTAAGAATATACTCTTCCAAGTTAGGTCTTACATCTTTAATTTCAACTGTTTCTTCTTGTAATGCAGCTATATTAACCTCTACATCAAAATGTCCGGCATTACAAACCATAGCACCGCTTTTCATATCTAACATATGATGAAGGTCTACTACGTGTTTATTACCTGTAATTGCGATAAAAATATCGCCTTCTTTAGCAGCTTGCGCCATAGGCATAACTCTAAATCCATCCATTACGGCTTCTAAAGCTTTTAGAGAATCGACTTCTGTTACGATAACGTTAGCGCCCATTCCTCTTGCTCTTGTAGCACAACCTCTGCCGCACCAGCCATAACCCACAACCACAACGGTTTTGCCTGCAAGTAAAATATTAGTTGCACGAATAATACCGTCAATGGCGCTTTGTCCTGTACCGTATCTGTTGTCGTATAAATGTTTTGTCAAAGATTCATTAACTCCTACAGCAGGGAACGGCAATGAACCGTCTTGTTCCATAGCTTTTAAACGCACAATACCTGTTGTTGTTTCTTCTGTAGAA from Candidatus Gastranaerophilales bacterium encodes:
- the ahcY gene encoding adenosylhomocysteinase, which codes for MTMTMSYDIKDINLANAGKRQIDWAFDDMPVLAQIRERFEREKPFENLRLSVGCHLTKETANLAITMQKGGADTVLIASNPLSTQDDVAAALVKYYDMSVYGYAGEPLETYHEHVKAALNHKPQLIVDDGGDLVATITKNWRHLIPDIIGSTEETTTGIVRLKAMEQDGSLPFPAVGVNESLTKHLYDNRYGTGQSAIDGIIRATNILLAGKTVVVVGYGWCGRGCATRARGMGANVIVTEVDSLKALEAVMDGFRVMPMAQAAKEGDIFIAITGNKHVVDLHHMLDMKSGAMVCNAGHFDVEVNIAALQEETVEIKDVRPNLEEYILKNGKSILVLGQGRLVNLVCAEGHPASVMDMSFANQALGIEFLLKNKGKLENKLYVLPQSFDYEISQLKLKSMGVEIDSLTPAMVEYLNSWKTGT
- the def gene encoding peptide deformylase; translated protein: MAVLKVLVYGDERLRKPSKEVSKISKKITALAKDLVETMYAYDGVGLAAPQVGENIRMFVIDVSPEGAPKKPYVFINPKIIKKSGASSCAEGCLSFPEVYTDVRRYSNVTVKALDLYGKHFVIEAFDGELLSRAIQHEFDHLDGKLFVDHARNRFVADEELIRHNLPPIQLDYLLEEKELEEEIAQNGSQQED
- the fmt gene encoding methionyl-tRNA formyltransferase translates to MEANKKIKVVFLGTPQIACKPLAYLLGCEDIEVMSVISQPDKPAGRGHKFCAPPVKAMVDGQIEVCQPFCIRKDEFLIDSLKNLNPDFLITVAFGQILSQEVLDIPKYGTVNLHASLLPKYRGANPIARAIANGETETGVTTMLTSIGVDEGHILQVRKFGIGPDDTTLDLAIKIADIGGEILHTSMIGLANGHIIPQQQNHSEATFAPKFSKEEFIIDFNKSAREIHNLTRALCPRPNSQTTFNGVLLKITETKVIDRQTSASPGEIIQVAKEGVYVATGDGVLLISRIKPESKKEMNAFDWTCGSSSCITTGARFN